TAACATGTTAAAAATGGgttatttatcctaattttctcatTAATATTCACAATCATATTTTAGTTTAGTTGATTATTTCTTATTAAagcaaatcaataaataatatttaatagacAAATATGTtattaattagataaaaaatatataataatttttaatacttaaatttattttatagtaaaataTTACTTAGAAACAAAACCTTTTTATAGAAtcgattaaataatttaaattgattcaATCGAAATCTAAACTATACTTGTGTCgggtttgaaaatttaaaatatttcaatttggtCAGTTTGGTCGATTTTAAACTAAACATCGATTTCTTTTGTACACTTATAGCAAACCATGATTAATTCCAGCTAGAACTAAAATATCAATGTATTTATCGTACTCTGCATTCAGAAATTATATATAAACTATATTGTAGTATGTTAGTTCAtaacaatttgatatccaaatcTATCTTTTTGATAGTTTCCATTAAAGCCTCTGCATCTAATGCTCTACAGTCCGCCTTTTGTGTCAAATACCGAGCATAATTGACACCGTTTTATTTCTGCTATCATTAGGGGTTTATATGAACCGTTTTGAAAACGTTAATTAGATCTTTTAACTAAAAACATCATGAGGGGCTGATATGTTCTTCAGCCTAAACATTAATGGTATATTTCAACCTTTTCCCCAAAATAAGTCTACCATTTGTACATTTTCTATCTGATGTAATAACATGTCAGTGATAAAATTTACAAGCAAAGATAGGCAATTCAAGCCTCAAAATGGTTCTGCTTCTGGAACGACGGTTTATGCTACCATTCCTACAGATCTATCAGATAGGATAAAGTGTTACGCTTAGTGTTCTGCTGAATAAACAATTACCTCACAAATTTCTGACCCGTTTGAAAATTGATTTAACAGTTCAGTCACCTTCTTTTGCAGCTTCTCTGAATTCTTATAGCAAATGATCGTCATCTTGTCCAACACTAATGCAGTCTTCAACAAATACATCACTGCATACAACGCTTTCATATGTACAGAAAATTCTTTAATCTTAATGCTCTTGACCTCATTCAATAGACAATGAGGCACTGGGTTCATTAGATCGTCATTTTCCGAGAAATCTGAGAGAAGACTTATCCCCTACATAGCCACATAATATATGTAATGTGTCAGCAATAGAGAAAACGGCATGTGGAAAAACAACAAAATGCTGGACGCAACGCCTACAACATTACCTCGTAGAAATCAAGGGTTTTGAGATGATGAGCGCATCGCAgcatgtaatatcccgtaaaattttaaatttattttgttaatttccgacgtggttccggatgtgttttgaggggtatttgaagtttcgtagattttcgtggttcgattcgttttggttcggttttaaaaaaaatgatttcttcttggtttgtggttcaaccgaagtggttgaaccacttctggttaactcaggtCTCAAATCGAGACCTGAGTATTTATttttggttctcgttcgagaatccaaggattctcgaacgagaacccatttgcaggcctggtctcgttcgagaccaggccctttctcgaacgggagcAGGCCAAAAaatggccattcccgttcgggaacaggtcttccttttggaccccttcgcccagcccacttccGACCTATTTTCGACCTACTTCCTCTCGTTATATCAgttcgacttctaaacagaaaatcttcaccactcatcactgaaaccctagccgttttccgcttgtcatttcgctgagtatcgaagctgttatcatcttccaaagatcgctgttcggtaagttttctgattcttatgatttccagattttgcttatgaacgacattacgtaatttggttcgttctctttcgtttctagatcgaaactgattccgtttgatctcagacgttctagactcatataccttcgtctccccacctcattttcgttgaacggtacgtgatcgacctcgtttccattcgccgtacggtttccgttttaaagctttatattttctgttttagttTTCTAGTTTTCTGCCGATTGGGTTTCTTTTCTTTGGCTTGATTCTTCATGATTGATTACGTAACATATTTGTTCAATGGGTTAACGGCTTTGTTGAGTGAGTTATTTCGATGTGTTGCTCATTGTACGGCTCGTCGTTGTTCTTCCCGTTCCTTGCTTTGGTGCCACTGTGATTGAGTTTTTAGTATATGATTAGGATTTTGGTTAATTCATGAATGATGTTCTTCTAGCTTAATTAAGATTTGTTAAAGAAGATTGGTGTTGTGTTTGTTGGTTTTGGAAATTATGTTTCTGTAATTGGAAATTTAAGAGAATGATGATTAAGGCATAGGCGGGTATCACCTGGGTTTAAACTTGAAGGAGATGGCTAAAATGCCATTGTGgccattaaattattttgactaaatcaaataaatccttgaAGTTTAACTTTACCTAGTAAAATTGGATTTCGTTTTGAATTAAAACTCTTATGTTGTAAGCGatagttatttattaattaagtttatataattactcgggtaattatatttgcctacaaatgtcgttttgtcaaaatttggttaaattacaatttagcccctgaacttattttataacttaattaagtggatttttggttgataaccttatagttggttttaattataaacaaaagcaattaaattgatttcggatatcaaattgactaaagtacaatttagtccctatttggcaaaagtacagtttagcccctaattggttaaagtacgatttagtccctaaacttttattaacttaaaatgtaagtttttgatttgtaacttgggttacttggaattgaagttattgagttccgcttttaaaatagattaatattttgttaatttgttttataaatataaactcgggtttatatttgataaacgttttgagtcggattagacttgggtcatccgacaagtgaggttagcttggtagttattggtaactcggcaaacccactatttgtaatttatttattatttaaagttattaaataatatttataaattggattttaagcgggaactcaatagacttatattaattgggctttattaccttttggatgtatttgtgttactttggattgtttattactacgtgttaattgtgctagtcttatgtggtgtctagtactctctagagttagggtctgattttaataattattttattgtctagactcgtctactgttcgtgcttcagaggcgaaccagagttagttgcttgccggtatttcacgtggattagcaagcagtgagtttatatttactatttaccgctttattaagtaaattgttattttaatattaaatatatatactgtacgtatatttcgaactgtttttatattatggcttctagttggaacatgctacctaatgggcatcattaggactgcgtgcgcaccggtattgatctgggtaaggtatatatgggaatgtggtaactcggtgtgagcatagctctcgggaccaggtagagtaactcggtgtagctcagctctcgggactctggtataagtgtggtcagtggtaactcggtgtagctcagctctcgggaccagacctattggattatgattattatttagaattgtggattagggttccaactattatctgtaatatcgttattaaatgttttaaacgttttaaaggttttccacttaataaatgtaaatagtggtatgaactcatctcagtatatctgaccccgttgttttcccaattttcccagggttatgatctgagagagtcaggtgatctccgcatttacttttcctcggaggttccatttattttgataaactgtcaaactattttatttttagaccgcagtagttaactagacgtctttattattattattacagttgtttgtcggattggttcgactggttatgttgctttggcatgttatattatttacattggtttatgataaatctattttagtttcggaattggataagcatgttatattaaccgttgaatattataactgctagatttaggttgaagtctcggttgcccccgagcattggttttctgcaggttatgtgtttatattgttaattgaaaggctagctacgggttttggtactacattacccataccctagcgccggtcgcgattcatgaaaatgggtcgtgacacagcAGCTTCAATAGAGGTTTACAGTCTAAATTCACTGATGGAATTTTCAACTGCAAATGAGCTAGACGCTGGAACATAGGGAAATGGGGAAGGAGTTGTTCTGCTTCTGCAGCAGAGAGAGCCTAAAGGAAAGAGGTCAAACACAAATAAGAATTTATTGATCACGAGTAAGAAGTGCAATATAAAGAAAGCATGCTTGACAAAAGAGAATACAAATTGAAATCATGAAGGGAACAGCAAACACACCTTAACGACATCATTTACAAAAACTAGTTTCTCAACATTAGCAAGTCCGTTCAGGAGTTTATATGCTTTATCGGCAACTTCTCTTCGTCTTCCATCATTGTAATTAACATGTATGCACGCATCTACTATTGAGGGTGAGTTAAAAATGATGCACTCATTTTCGAGACCCTCATAATAAATGAAGGACTCAAAGTGACTAGTTGCAAAAATTGCAAATTGACAACCATCACAATCTGAAAAGCTTGGAATTAATTTCGAATCAAAAATTTCCAAGCTCTTGAGCACGGGGACAGAGATGCTCAATGAAGAGAGATTTGTCCAAATGCATCCCCCAAAACATAGCTTCTCCAGGACCGGACAACTGGACAATAGCTTCTGTATGGAATTATCAGCTGAAAATTCAACAGAATTAAATATCAAACACTTCAGAGCTGGCAAACCAATTGGCGTAGGAATGCTGAAATCCGAGAGCAAACTTAAAGATAATGATGTCAATGTTGCACAGGTGAGCAAGCAAGAAGGCAACACAAAAACACCATCAAGTGTAAAGTTGGCCACACAAACATTCTTCTTTACGGCATCACATATCCATGTTTTAATACGGGAATCATCATGACACTCGACTTCACAAGAGAGACAGAATTCATTTATGCTGGAGGAATCACGAAGCATAAGTGCTCTATCCACAATACTCCTGAAATATCTCACATGCTTGCAATCCTCATCATTAAACGCAAGATCATATTTGGATGCCCAAAGATATTCCCATCTTTTCGACACAACACTAGTTCTTATGGCTTCTTTCATTTCGAGCCGGGATATAATATCAACAAGAACAACATCAGGTAAATTGTTCAAAATCTTCATGCTTGCATCTTCTTCATCTCGAGCTTCATTATTCTCCCTCTGCCTTTTATATCTACTTAACTCACTCATGATATTATATTTTCCCTAAAAATACATAAGCTTAATTCAGTTCACATGCCAAATTACTAAACCCTAAAGCAGGAAAACAAGTTCCCTAACATTAAGAATAATTAGCAGAAACTATTTCTATATTCAAAATTCACTCTAAGATTTGAGGAGAGCAAGCCCCTAATTCATCAGTTCCTAAGCAAAATTACTAAACCCTAAAGCACGAAAACACGTTCAAATTACTAAACCCTAAAGcatatttaatcaaaaccctaataATAAGAAGTAACAGAATGCCAAATGAATTGAGGagagaaacaaaaacaattaattaccTAATTCGGTTCTTCGTCAACTGAACTCTTTTGTCTGAAATCTTGTTTATAATCACAAATAGGTTTTAAGACATAAGCAAAGAGCGTTtataaattgattttgtttgaaaatttgGCGGTGAAGTAGTAGAGGGGGTGTGAAAAAATGGAACCGAGCCgattaaaccaaaaaaaccaaatcaaaattataaaaatgatacgtatattattattagtataaaatttaatgtatgattaatgttttttaaatattttgttagtAATCAGTTATTCTTTTATTATCTtacatataataatttttgttgattttttaaatCACTAATCTATAGTCGttcacttttaaaatttaagacaATATTTTAGAATACTATAGTAACTTAACTATAATTagctaaataattttttaataaacagTAAGTTTTATTACAACACATCTTAACCATAGCACTAATTTAAGTAAAcaacaatttaatcaaaataaattttaaaaaaattaatcacctTAAGCTTTTGGATAAATTACAATTCCAGTGTCtgaatttttccaatttttttattttagtgtaTGAACTTTATCTTTATACtgatgtttaaatttttaaaagtatactACTAAGGTAAAAAAAATTGCTTATATGATTGACATTTTGATTCTACGTATATAAGTGTATCATCGCTTAtaataattatcattaattttactAACATGATGTGCAAATTTAATGAACGggaaattatttttgttttgtctttTGACATTACCGATGACCGAAAAATGGAtagaaatacattttataaaaaaaaacacttataGTATTAAACAACAccaaaataaaagatattgaAAAGTGCACtgatgtattttttattaaatttttcacaACTGAAGTTTTAGAAAGACAATTGCtcttgatggagtctgccttctgaaccggtgagtaagacctgcaaaacagggtagaagctaaccggacggtggttgtccgattaactctccgatgccaaagtcagtttagagctttgagcagcgttttgagtatatgaatgtaattgtgattctaggcatacctcgtgctccttttatagtagtcgaatatacctagtagagttgtattaggcaggtgaatcctactttatagggattcggtaatattgtagagattctcctgatttgtcgggatctaccttaatctgataagagtcctatttaggaacgtcttcctaaacagtcttatcttcctaaagtagagcttatctttccatatgtagtgtttgtgtccgaataggacaatattttcATACTTAGTTGATTACCCGAAttccggacctgacgcgctttgggcggatcatatgggattcggtctttattggcatatcaccgaatcttgAGGGATTCGGCGTATCTtccatatcttcggatcttcagggagAGTCCGGTATcatctgagagtggatctcctgtggctcggctccattatatttactgtaggattcggtatccatcattagcccccccgcaagtgagctggagtaattggtattcatgccttagtggattttagctcttttggagctgagtcctATTATATGGGCGAGTCACTTtatattccgggcgagtcgtttcatatgtttgtgggtgacgtttcttctttagtaagattctgcgttGCCACGTGTCGACACTTGGTGATTTAGCGATTAATGACTTATTCAAACACTTTTcgtatttaatctctttgcatttcttcttttccctcttacttgCTTTTCGAATTTGTTCTTATTTCTTGCAGCTATTTCTTTTTCATTCTTTGTCTGATTAATTGGTTCTTCGTGACTTTGTTTTATCCAGATTTTCAGGTATGTTCTCTTTTGTTacttggatgttaatatggTTTTCTTCCTTGTATATGTTCTTCATGATCATCGTTCTGGAAGTACCTTTTCTGTACTTGGTGTTCTTcgatgtgttcttcaacgtgttcttcaatatatttcttGTTTGATCTTTATGTTGTATTTATATctgtgatttcctgttctaggatgcctcttagtcgagtggaagatgcatgcgctgctatggcttttaccagatcaaagcttcgtagggatgaactcttagatatttattttaagtatagctttcctttcgattatagggtaatattacccggtgccgatatggctgcttcCGATTCTCCaggatcttcttgtagggcggttctcttcgaagagcaattttctgctggtcttaggtttcctttagattcatttttagtagaagtgtgtagggatttaaaggttgctctgggacaactttatcccggtacgattaaagtagtgctcgccttttcggaggcgtGTAGACTTCGGGGttgtgccccttctctcaatgtgttgtatcattttgtagactttaggaagtgcgatggttgcttcgttttcgcccttggcagagaagggcgatctcgtatttatcttccttgcctaaccagtcgctggcgaaggcgtttctttattgtttaccataaatttgcttttcttcatttttcggatggtttttcttctcaccAAGTTTGGAGTtgtccgtctcctttaagtttatccgagtcaaaacttgctttcGACATATCTTCCTGTGGTGCTATATCGCGTCCCGTTCTAGATGTCTTGgtcaatagtcatcttcggcgtcgatggtttcctttggaggatcctcctcgagacttggcggatctttgctactcttttgttcaaggtatattaatttgcttaagttctttttgatgtttcttttgtaggatgtcttcttcttctgacgatttcctttccgggtttcaagtagatttggacgttccgatgggtggtcctgacgttcctatCGCCAACATTATTCCTGGCGACGTTGACGTGGATGTGGCTCCTGCTGATATTCCCATAGCTCCCGTCGAGATAGCGTTGCCTGCGGGTGGTGAGGTTattgttgtagatgatgatgatgacttgGCTGATCCAGTAGGTGACGAGGCGGTTGCGTCGCtacttccccctctagcatcatttatcgtctcggggggagttgggggtgtgCATTCAGAGGGGCtggttgttgctgattcgggagagATTTCTCTGGGTCGAGACCtggattctccgtctaggaaaagacgtcgagttggcgatggttctccatcgagggagagttttcctggaaactcttcttctgctccagatttggtgcagtgggtcgaaggtcaggatcccgctagtttgctgaatcctagaGTGCTAGCTGAATATATCcgaactttggcgattcctaatgatgtcacgtggttttgtggtaggccgggtcaggagctttccgatctggcttgttttcatggtttctctgtaagtgctttctttcttgaatataatatattttttgtattcagttgtttccttatttgtttgtttctggtgtttgtaggctcttcaatctgttctggtattgaacgactgccgacagtgtgccgaggaggaggttgagcgtctatcttctcttttggcgacttccgagtctgaaagggcaaaattgaaggcctctttggaagagcatgattctcTTCTGGCGCAGCTTAAGGCGCATGATGCGATTAACGATTGTCAAGTtaaagtgatcgagaagaagaccgatgacttgactcaagagattgaggagcttattagaatcaattcccttgttggtggggagagggataggctaagatcggaggttgaaggtcttcacatccgttTGCTAGATACGAAAGCTTTTTACTCTgctttgataagcgagtatcgccttgcgattgggaggaAACTTCTAGAGCAGAATCataatattgatctttctggagttaacgggttggatccccaggccatcgctcGTGACCTTCTTGTCAAGATGTCTAAAGACCGTGTCtagtagtttttcttttgattgtatttgctaATGTACgaattttgctttttgtaattcgcaatttatgaatatattttcttcgtgtttcttcgaAAATGCGCTTTCgccttatatcaatttttatgtacttgtcttgcctcgagggttattctaaaccctgttcttggcgttgcttttttatagagttaatctaaactcttttatttttgtttttatttcgagttaatctaaactcttttttggcgatttgccgtttctgagttaatttaaactcattttcttggctgttagccttttgtggcgatttgcctagtttggcgattttgccttgagttaattcAAACTCGTTTTCTTGGCTGTTAaccttttgtggcgatttgcctagtttggcgatttgccttgagttaatttaaactcgttttctTGGCTGttagccttttgtggcgatttgcctaatttggcgatttgccttgagttaatttaaactcattttcttggcttttagcctTTTCGTGTTGATTCGCCCTGTTTGGTGATTTTGCCTTTCttgagtttgatttttaatttattttttcttctttcatcttTGATTCAATCATTCGTggttgttcttgatttttatttctttattggttcgtctggctaatcagatagtaggaaattgaacttttattgataaaaagacggcatacaaaatattaaagatagatttgacgccatctggtaagacataaagtcgttaccgatgatgggtcgttttctgatcctattcttccttcttttcggtcttgttttcttggagatccaccactgactcgtcatagcacttcttggctattccttggtctcctctcagcgtcactactcccttttcggttggtactttcattgccaacgctcttatgctggttactgctgccgaatcatggaggaaaggtcttcctaaGATGGCATTGTATGtcaattccatgtccactatgttaaatagtgacatgattttcttgtttattcctctttctgggccgattattacttccaaggtgactgctcccagtggagtgatggaggggccaccgagtcctgatagtggaattgggactcggcgtagccttgacgccgttcctccaagcattttgtatgctgcgtttgtcatgaggtttaccgcgcttccttcgtcgattaggattcgctccatgttccaattttcaatgatagtagtcactaccaaagcatcgttgtggggtgctttgacgtgttcatagtcttctacatcgaagatcaccggtggcatgtgagtttcttgtatgttcattacttccttcctctgctttctcctgatcgtggagctgctatgtcctccaccgttaatcatgtgtatggttcccaaaattttggatgggcgctcgtcttctttctctttcggcttgtcttctctgtttcttttttctcccttgtcattgctcttctcttttcgggctacaaatttcctcagctcgcctgtgtcgatcattctttcgatctcgacctttaagtctctgcagctatccgtttcatgtccgtaatcgtcgtgaaatttgcagtattttctggtgtctcttacctctgctttcatctttggtggccataccacgtttttgacgttttctttgatccacatgaggacattagttcggctggtgtttagcggagtgaagttattctcgtcatctctgggatcatatctcgattcatatcttgtctggggggcgaatcgtctgttctcttcgggtcttcctctcctgtcatcaggtttggacttggttttttctctggatcttTCATTTgactcttttccttttgcttcctttccacggatcgcccttcgcccttcgtctaactcgaagtatttctgggctatgcccattaagttcgagaaagttgtgggCTTATTGACTAGTAGCTTGTCCACCAgttttccgaatcgcgtcccttctcgcaatgcctccgtcgccatgtcgacgttcaggttgtctatcttcatagcttgcttgttgaatcgttcgatgtagcttcgcagggtttctccttcttcttggatgcaggCTCTCAGGATgctggtagtggttttagccgggatgtttgtgagatatctattaaggaactctgttgaaagcgaagcgaagcttttgatcgagcctggttttaatttgttataccatctctgggctgtgcccgtgagtgtggtagggaaaaccctgcagagaatggcgtctgatacgctgagtagccccatggtcgctgtgaacctagaagtatggtctcgggggtctccttccccattgaaagtTGGCAGGATCGGTAGCTTCATGCTGTGtgggatggtttcctccatgatctcgggcgagaggggtgatcctttcaacctgagatcgtctatatccaattcttcagattttagttttttgattgctttggcgatcttctcttccaaatcttcttccaccacatatgtggccttgcttttttggggtgtctctgacgattcgccctctccttcttggtgttttttcttagtttgctctttccctgcatctctttcttgtcgcttgctccttggcggggcgtcttctttttccttctccctccGTTCGTCTCTCTTTGAATTCAAACCGCtccgggcgtcctcctggttgtgctcatttctgggtgtctctggtgattcctcgttagatttgtctctgttcggactttcctcgtcgctggttctattttctcgctggtttcttgctttGTTTCTTTCTCTGTTTCCTCTGGTTCGGGGTTCCttgcttttattgttttctgtccttgtctctcgtcggcctgggtttgcgttttctgttctttctcttcttctgggagctgtagggctgaaattttcccttaggattttcatagtttcttcgtgcctgtcgtttgttcttttggcttcgctagccaatctgtcaagatttgctTGTACTGATTCTAATATCTTTTCAGTATTTCGTTGTGTGGATCTTGTGCTGCTACgtttggtgcttgttcttcaTTGTCCagattgaaagcaattgggttgcttcccctcatcggattagtttggtattAGGGTGTTGAAAAAGAGGGCCCTCTGGTattgcttttttccccggagttgtgaagcccgtcttccgtcacgttgattatctccggagtgctttttgggtccattggttgtttgtctttcaggtttactctttcagaagtcatcttcttcaatgagatttgtttttaagttcagaaaagctccttcttttgaagtttagttaagcttttcccacagacggcgccaattgatggagtctgccttct
This region of Mercurialis annua linkage group LG1-X, ddMerAnnu1.2, whole genome shotgun sequence genomic DNA includes:
- the LOC130015019 gene encoding uncharacterized protein LOC130015019, whose product is MLRCAHHLKTLDFYEGISLLSDFSENDDLMNPVPHCLLNEVKSIKIKEFSVHMKALYAVMYLLKTALVLDKMTIICYKNSEKLQKKVTELLNQFSNGSEICEVIVYSAEH
- the LOC130015020 gene encoding putative F-box protein At3g58860, yielding MSELSRYKRQRENNEARDEEDASMKILNNLPDVVLVDIISRLEMKEAIRTSVVSKRWEYLWASKYDLAFNDEDCKHVRYFRSIVDRALMLRDSSSINEFCLSCEVECHDDSRIKTWICDAVKKNVCVANFTLDGVFVLPSCLLTCATLTSLSLSLLSDFSIPTPIGLPALKCLIFNSVEFSADNSIQKLLSSCPVLEKLCFGGCIWTNLSSLSISVPVLKSLEIFDSKLIPSFSDCDGCQFAIFATSHFESFIYYEGLENECIIFNSPSIVDACIHVNYNDGRRREVADKAYKLLNGLANVEKLVFVNDVVKALSAAEAEQLLPHFPMFQRLAHLQLKIPSVNLDCKPLLKLLCHDPFS